A genomic window from Streptomyces sp. 846.5 includes:
- a CDS encoding ROK family transcriptional regulator — MRQTSGGDSTALRRINTVTTLRTLRVGDPPTLTELAKRSGLSRPAVESAIDDLTEAGWVAEVAPPAGERPVGRPARRFRFRGESGYVLGIDIGAYKVLTCLTDLDGRQVATYRADAGPDDDRQTRLAAVRHAARRCLAEAGVSDQRLWAVGVASPGVVGRDGSVLFSSLTDWAGQNLAAELAADFPCPVLAENDCNLAALAERWRGAVQGSDDVVYVLSGLRTGAGLVLGGRLHRGHIGASGETGALPHLGWARTQDHLQKFPGLADDVPEQRRAEQVFSLARSGDHAALEAVDAYASDLAMGVAAIVLTVDPEVVVLGGGLWRASDLLLEPLRRHLEPLCLIMPRLEVSVLGDESVALGAVRVALTHLEERLYDPDTAAVQPPGFIKSDLINS; from the coding sequence ATGCGACAGACCAGTGGCGGCGACTCCACCGCGCTGCGCCGCATCAACACGGTGACGACGCTGCGGACGCTGCGGGTAGGGGATCCCCCGACGCTGACCGAGCTCGCGAAGAGATCAGGGCTGTCCCGCCCGGCCGTGGAGTCGGCCATCGACGACCTGACGGAGGCCGGATGGGTCGCCGAAGTGGCGCCGCCCGCGGGCGAGCGCCCGGTCGGCCGCCCGGCCCGGCGGTTCCGGTTCCGCGGCGAGTCAGGCTACGTACTCGGCATCGACATCGGCGCCTACAAGGTCCTGACCTGCCTGACGGACCTGGACGGCCGCCAAGTGGCCACCTACCGCGCCGATGCCGGCCCCGACGACGACCGCCAGACACGCCTGGCCGCCGTCCGCCACGCCGCGCGCCGCTGCCTGGCCGAGGCCGGAGTCTCCGACCAGCGGCTCTGGGCGGTCGGCGTGGCCTCACCGGGTGTCGTCGGCCGCGACGGCTCAGTCCTGTTCAGCTCCCTGACCGACTGGGCCGGCCAGAACCTGGCCGCCGAACTCGCCGCCGACTTCCCCTGCCCGGTCCTGGCCGAGAACGACTGCAACCTGGCGGCCTTGGCCGAACGCTGGCGAGGCGCAGTCCAAGGCTCCGACGACGTGGTCTACGTCCTGTCCGGCCTGCGAACCGGCGCAGGCCTGGTCCTCGGCGGCCGCCTGCACCGCGGCCACATCGGCGCGTCCGGCGAAACCGGCGCACTCCCCCACCTCGGCTGGGCGCGCACCCAGGACCATCTGCAGAAGTTCCCGGGACTCGCCGACGATGTGCCGGAGCAGCGCCGCGCCGAGCAAGTGTTCTCGCTGGCCCGGTCCGGAGACCACGCCGCGCTGGAAGCGGTCGACGCGTACGCGTCGGATCTCGCCATGGGCGTCGCCGCGATCGTCCTCACCGTCGATCCCGAGGTCGTCGTCCTGGGCGGCGGCCTGTGGCGAGCCTCTGACCTGCTACTGGAGCCGCTGCGACGACACCTCGAACCGCTGTGCCTGATCATGCCGCGGCTGGAGGTGTCGGTGCTGGGCGACGAGTCCGTCGCCCTCGGAGCCGTGCGGGTGGCGCTGACGCACTTGGAGGAACGGCTCTACGATCCCGACACCGCGGCGGTCCAGCCGCCTGGATTTATTAAGTCAGACTTGATTAATAGCTAA